TCCACCAGAGAGGACTGTTCagacatgggtttaagccaatgGAAAGCTCGATTAGCCGGCCATTGACGACACCGGATGTTCGGGATCCCAGTGTAGCAGTGAGCCTCTTGCAGGATGACCTTTATACACAAAAATTATGTTTTGGGTTGACACACTAAAGTTAGCAAGAACAGGTAGCCAGAAGCAGACGTCCAAGAGCTAAAAAGCAAGTACATTTACAGACTTCCCCGGagctatggactttgatggattcaGCCTTTGTTTTACTTTGGCAGTGGTGCTGTCTGtgtgctgagttttacagccttAACGGCACTTCATCATAGATTCAGGTGAGCTAAGGTCTCAGGGCCTTCTAAGATCTGGGGCTCTGCTACATTTCTATCTCGAGTAGCTCATCACAGGCGAGGAAGATGCTATGCTGCCAGTAACTATTCCCATAGCCATGACATCCTGAGCAAGGAGGTCACTGATGTCATTGTGGAGTGAATTTACAAGACGAGCGACCAGCTCACAAACCTTCAGGGCTTGCTTCTCAGTTTTCTGAAGGTTTGATTGGAAACACTGACTCTGGTTCATCTCCCAGCTAATGGAATGTCTTCTGATTCTGCAACTTGGACTTTTCCCTGAAGCACTCTTAATTGTGCCTTCATGGGTGCTTAAAGGGAATCCACTTAGAAAACGAGTTTCAAGGGCTAACTTAAGACCTTGCCTTTTTGAGTTTCTAAAGTTAAAACATTCAAAATCAATTCCTGAAAacccactttttctttctcttgcccttCCTTTCCAGCCTCAGAGCCCGTCCCACTCCAGCGGGCCAGATTCGTGGCCCCGCCCACTGGCTCTCATTGGTGCCTGCTGCTCTAGCACCGCCCCCAGCAAAGGAGCTCCTCCTCCAGCTGGCCCTAGACCCCGCCCTCTAAGCGTATTCGGACGTCAGCGCGTCGTAGCGGAAGCCCGGCAGCGAATGAACGCGGGCGGCCGCGGCCTTAGCCTGGTCGTCGGCGCGTGCGCGGGTCCCGAAACCCTGGCGGAGCGCAGCGCGAATGGAGGCCTGAGGGCGGCGGGGGCGGGGCGTGCCGCGAGCGGGGGCCTCGGCCGCGGCCGGCGCCGTCTAGAGGAGGCCCGGCCGTTCGCCACCACGCACTCGGGAGCCGGGAAGCGCAGGCGGGTCACGCCGTGGGCCGCGGCGGCGATGCAGCGACGACAGCGCGCTCCGCCCGCGTCTCAACCGGCCCAGGACGGCGGGCGAAGCGAGGACGTGGAGGTGCAGTTCTCCGCCGGGCGTTTGGGCTCGGCCGCGCCTGCGGGGCCCCCGGCGCGCGGCACCGCCGAGGACGAGGAGCGGCTGGAGCGCGAGCACTTCTGGAAGGTCATCAACGCGTTCCGCTACTACGGGTAAGGCGCGCCCGCCCGCCCGCACGCCGCAGTCTCGGGGCCCGCCTCGTGGCTGGTTCGCGGAGCCCGCGGTCACCTGCGCGCGGGCGGTCCCGTGGGGCTGCCTCCCACCTCACCCGGAGCCGCCGGAGCGAGTGTGCACTTTTTGTAGAGAACTGAACGGTGCTGCCGAGTGGCTCTGACCGGatggtggagggaggaagagatccCGGAGTTGCAAAATGTGCATCTTGGTAAGGAAAAAAGAGAGCGGGCACCGGAGCCGGCTTTATGTTCTTGTGGTCTGCGAGTAAGTACGGAATTCCTCTCGTGGGCTAGGCATGGTTGTGGGACTCTTCTGTAGGCTCTCCATTCGTATCGCAGCTTCCTAACTTCTACATATGGTCTGGATAGGTGTTCAGATAGCCCAATGAGAATGCCCAAGTACAGATCTGTTCGCGTCTTCGTGCACCCGGGGTTTTGGGCAAGGAGAGTTAGTACATTTATATCCGTAAGCGACACAGTCCACTGTGTTCTGAACCTGTGGTTAGAACCAGAGAGATGAGCGTGACCTCGTGTGCGGATCAAACCAACCTAGGTGGTACTCTGTTGCTATTTGTATTACAGTTGTTTATATATGTAACTCTTTGCCCAGGTCTGACTCCCATCGAGGGCAAGGACGAACCTTACTTTTATGGCACTGTGTTTGGCAATGCTGTTGAagctctattttaaaaataaaacatagtggCAAAAGAGGACACTCCCCCAACAGCCCTAATCAGTCTTGCGCGGTGGTTCTATTACTTTGTTACTGTTTTGAATTGAACAGTTATTTAGGATCTGATGGTTACAGAGTGTCAGGTATGGCAGGTGTGTGGAACCCAAGGCCTCAAGCTCTCAAGTTCTAGGCTCACAGGCAGTTCTTGAGTCAAAGACTTCGATGAAATAATTTCCTAATTGAACTCAGAAGTAGAGGGTATTTTCTGATAGTGCCACATTTTACTGTTGCAAAACATAGATTCTGGGAAACACCTTGGCATATAGTAGTAGGCTCGGTTAAACATATGTAATTATATTCAGTTTTAATATATTTGGAGCCTGAGATTCTATTATTAGTTATTGGATGGGCCATTGGTCTAGGGTAGAGGCCGTTTGACCTGGTCTTGAGTACTGCAGTATAGAAAAGGCTGCTTGCTGTGTGCATTTTCTAATTGTGACATGGTTCCCTGTGCTttcgtctctctctacccattGAATATGAGATTGGGGGACTTTTCACCAaaatttttctttacttatataATGTCTCTGAGAAACACGCCAAATCTCTGGAAAAAGTAGTGTAGCCTATATGGCAAGCATTATGTTGCTTTCCAGCATTTTTGATAGTCTGGCTTTGAAGTGTCTCTACTGCAGACACTAGTCACGTTTAAACATAAATTAAACGAAAGTTAGAATTGAATTGCACAGCCTCACTAGCATGTTTAAAGTGCTCCACCTGTTGCTAGTGTGTCATATTGGAGTGTGTGGACAGAAGTCCTTTCATCACATGAAAGCCTGCCAGCCCTGTTCTGGACTCCTAGCACATTTTATAGGGCTTACTTTTACCACTAAATGTTACAGTGAACTGAAGACTGTAAAGATCATAGGGGGAGAAATGCCTTTTGGCTCCTGAGGGGGTACCAAAGCCATCCTTTAAAAGCAGGGTGCCAtccaagtttctttcttttgccaAGGATAAAGTTCTTAGGCAGTGAAGTCTTTATAGATGTTCACCTCCATACACATGAGCATAATATAAGCAAAAGGGCTTGGATGGCCGCTCTACAAGGAGGTTACAAATGATCAGACAGCTAGTGGGCTGTAGCTTATAGTTGCGATAATAGTAGAGTTAGCTCCAATTCTAGCATTGTAAGAGACTATGCTTTCAGTTCTGGGGAAATGCCCACCCGTCACTatcttttgttagtttgttttctttgttgtgtggTTCTAGAGTGCACTTAAGCACATGCTGTACCACACCCTGCCCAAACCCTTTAAGAGTTTCCCAGTGTGTCTTGTTTCTGGCAGCTTTGGAGACCACAGATCCCTGGGGGTTAAGGAATGTGCCTCCCCTCCCTCACCCAGCGACCCACCTATCAGCTGTACCAGCAAATACAGCTTCACCAGCCCCACTCCCCTGCCGCCAGGATGGCACTTGGTCTCTTTGAACAACAAAAGCAGAAGCATGCCTAGCATTGTTTCTTGTTCTTATTGAAACGCAGAGATTTGAAAAGGGTAAAGGATGAAGTTGTGCCCAGGAGAATTGCTGGCTGGGCAGGGGAGGGTTGGGAGACCTTAGGTGAAGGCTGCATGCGTCTATAGCAGTATTCCTAGGTCACACCTCTCTAGTGCTTTTTAGCCATAATGGGGCTTGTCCACCGCGGGGCTGAGAAGGGTCATTTGGAGATGATAGCTCTCTGGTGTCAGTATTAGCTGTTTAGGAAGGGGATGCATGTTACTGAAAGTCTGTTTGAGGTTCAGTGAGAAGATTGTAGAGCAGCCATTGCCTAGGAACACTAGGAAGAAAGCTCTGTAATAAGACTGAGCTGCTCACAGTGAGCTTTAAACACTTGCCACTCCGCTGTTCGCCTAACTTTACTAAGCAAACTTTAGAACTAAATAtaaattggttaaaaaaaaaaaaaaacttccaaaaaTCGTTTTGTATTTATCCTTTCAAGCCCAATAATACGACTTTTGAAAATTTGTGCCCCCTCTCCTTTTTTCTAATATATGCCCTCAGTCATTTATGTGTAAGGAATAAAGGCTATATATATTTGGCTCATGGTGTTAAAGGGTAGGAAGTTGAAGGCTGTGGAGCACATTTGGTGAAGTTCTTACTAGTGGAGAAAGTCcatggagtcttttttttttcccttggagtCTTGAGGTGGTGTAAGACATCACGTGGTAGAGGACTTGTGCCTCCTtccggttttttgtttttgtttgtgtttgtgttttcaagGCCACAATCCCACCAGGTTAGGGTGCTGCCTTTCAGGTACCATTTCACTTTTAATATTTCCCGAAAGCCCTACCTTCAGAGACCATCATTGACTTAACATTTCTACCTACTTTATACCGCACAATAAggattaaggtttttttttaacatttatttattattatatctaagtacactgtagctgtctttaaacacaccagaagagggcatcagatctcattacagatggttgtaagccactatgtggtttctgggatttgaactcaggaccttcagaagagcagtcggtgctcttaaccactgagccatctctccagcaccaggatTAAATTTTAATGTGCATTTTTGTGGCCTCTTTCAAACCATAGCAAATACAGATTGTGAATGCAGAAAAGTGCACTACTCAGTGCACTGCAGTTAGGAAATGCCTTAGTAAATTTTGGTTGCATAAAGTAGAATGTTAAcaatcattttattctttttatttatttatttattttagagagcATTTACAAATCTGACAATTTACAATCTGACAAAAATTGTTCTGATAAGGACAAGGAATTCTGTTTCTCAGACTGGTGGTATATCTTAAGTCTTAGCTAAAAGGACATAGGTGTGGCCTGGTGTATATTCCTAACCATTTCCAAGTGCTCTGCAAttatgtgtaccacatgagtAGCTGTTACATGAAAGCAACCCAGGCACAGAAAGACCTCCTGTTGTTATGTGTGGAATCTAAACAGTCATAAGAGCAGAACGGTAGTTAACCAACAGATGGGAGTGGAAGGGTGAAGTCGTGTGGGTACATGTTGGTCAGAGGATCCAGTGTTTGACTAAAGACCCTGATAAGTGTGGGACGTGATGGGTTAACTAACTTGCTTTGATCATCCCTCTTTGTACATAAAGTATCACTTTATGTCCCGTAAATACATATTGCCAGAATTTGTGCATTCAGTCATGAATGAATTTGTCTTAAACAGCTATAAGATGAGTACTAGAAGTAGTTCCTTTTGGAAGGGGGATGGCTATGGCTCTTCCCCtgagtatttttgcttttctACATTTGTCTGTTTGTATTTTCCCTGTGAATGTGTTAATATGGAAGAAGTAGGTATGCCTGCTATCTTTCTCAGTACTATATTAGACTCTTTGCCACTCTGATAACCCCAATGTAAACAGCTCAGGGAGGGCAAATGTATTTTGATTCACAGTTTCCAAGGTTTTAGGCTGCTGGGAGGGAAGATGACTGAGCAGAGCAACTGATCTGGTGGCCAGCAAGCTGAAAGAGAGTAAGGCTCTGGACAAGGTACCCAGAAGTGTGTCATCATCATCTACCCCCACCCCTTGCCCCCAAGCCCCATGACCCATCACCTCCAGTTACCTCCTAGAGTTTCTAGAGCCTCCCTAGAAGGTACCACCAGCTAGGAATCAAGCCTTTAGTacatggatttttatttttatttttattttatttatttatttatttttatttttttgatttttcgagacagtgtaTCTCTGTAtcgttctggctgtcctggaactcactctgtagaccaggctggcctcgaactcagaaatccactcgcctctgcctcctgagtgctggaattaaaggcgtgcctcaccacgcccggcctttattttatttgttaaggAAAAGAACTTCATATCTAAAATAAACTGTAACAAGTACTGACTATATTTACTAAGTTTTCCTATCCAGTGAAGGTTGATGGCATGAACAGAGGACTGACTGTCTTGTGGGCTTTGTGGAGATTTGTTCCAGCCAATCTCTGTTATGTACATACTTgacatttattaaatttcagcAAATACTTCCATGACCGTTCTATCATTATTTTTACCTTGTTTTATCAAGACACGTTGGGGTGTAAAAGAGACCACATAGTAAAATAACAAGTTAGATTACAGTATTTCTGACTTGAGAGCAGTCCTAGTATCTCAAGTGTAAAAAGGCAGTGTCAGTAAAACTCCTGCCTAGGTGTCCTCTTCCATCACCCTCGGGGCCTCCCTCCCATGTGCTACACGTGCCTTTAGAAACAGGACTGTGGCCGGTATGGATAGCAAGAGCTTCCGTGCTTCCTTACTCTTCAGAATGTTACATTTTCATCTTAAAGAAGTACTTGAATTATTTGTGTATAGAGAATGTAAAGAATGATGCAGTGAATTCCTGTGAGCCCTCCACCCAGTTTCCATAGTCTGTGCACACGCCCACATACACAACACATCCTGCtatacatgcatgctcacacacacaccacatattgctatacacacacacacacacacacacacacacacacacacacacacacagagtctcatcCTTTTTCCCCAGAGAGGGTGTTCCTTTCCATGCACATTGGCTTGGCTCCTGAACAATGTGTTGTTTGATGTTATATAAAATGAAGTTATGTATCATGTGTACTTTAATAGTgctattttaaacaaatatttgtgCTCCTGATTTTATCTTTTAGAGTTGTAGCCGtgctttgtttatttctctgCATTCCCCAGTATGATTTCTTCATCATGACCACTGAtaataggctttctgttgttcgTGGGGTTTTGTGTTTATTTGACAGTGCTGTGGTGAAGGCAGCTTGTGTTTCTTGAGTATGTTTAAGAGTATAATTCCTAGATCATAGGGTTGATCAACATTAAGCTTTACTAAGGATGCTGTTATTTTGCAAAGTGGTTATAGTCATTTCTGGATTCACCATTGGTATGTAAATGTTCTAATTTTTCTATAATTCTCAAATGTTTGACCTAGTTGGATTTATAGGTTTTTGTCAATTTGGTTGATATAAAATGacatttaccttttaaaaatgaggCTTTCCTCTTTACTTCATAAATAAGCAATCCTCAACGTAACCATTAGAAAACCTTTGGAATGCAAATTGTGACGATTACATTTGAAACCctaaagaattttaatttttcatttgtttaatatTACTTTTGTAGTATATAATTTATAGTTTTCAAAATTCAACTAGGCTAGCCTTTAGTTAGCTTCCAAACATACTCTATATTCTACATTTTTACTGTTTTGATTCTGGGGATTAAATCTAGGCCATTTTAACTTTTACCGCAGCATGTTACTGCTTGATGATGTAGCTACGCTATCATCCAGTTTTGCACAAAATGTTTAATTTGAAAattgaaattagaaaaataattataaattaaacTTTGATGTGTCCTCTTATTATTGCACATGTCTTCCTATTCATTATAAGCCATTTTGTTGTTGTCGGTTCCTCTGAGAAGTATTCCTCATGAAGTAAAAGCATAGCAGACGTTCCTTCAAACGTCAAAGGGTGGGGCCTAAGGGTGGTGTCCAGCAGGACTTCGGAATAACAGTTATGCAAGCTGACAGTCTTAAAATGAGCTTGGCCTCTGATGAGAGAATTCATTtgccaattaaaataaaacaccttttCTGTTTTAGCACCAGCATGCATGAACGAGtgaacagaacagaaagacaGTTTCGGTCCCTTCCAGAGAACCAGCAGAAACTgcttcctcagtttcctcttcactTGGACAAGATCCGGAAATGCATTGACCATAATCAGGAAATACTGCTGACCATTGTGAATGATTGCATACATATGTTCGAAAATAAAGAATATGGAGAAGATGTATGTGACATTGTTTCTATCTCTTTTAATCTTAGGGTTATGGTCTGTCTGTCCAGCTCTTGTGCATGTCATGCACTCTACTGAGAGAGTGGGTGTGCTGGGGAGCTGGGTGAACACCATGCTAGAGATCGCATCTGTTCAAGGCTTTGTCTTTGTTCTCATACGTAGATGATTGATAATACTTTCACGTGGTGTTTTAGATGTACTACTATTATATACGGGACTTAAATTCCTTAAAAGACTTTACTAGCTAGCTCTATTAGTTAATTTCCCTGGTTTCTTCAGTATCTTTATTTGTTGATATTCATCTTGCCTTTAAATTTATTTCCATCACTTAAATCTAAAGTgattagagactgccatatccagggatccatcccataatcagcctccaaacgctgacaccattgcatacactagcaagattttgctgaaaggacccagatatagctgtctcttgttaggctatgccggggcctagcaaacacagaagtggatgatcacagtcagctactggatgggtcacacggcccccaatggaggagctagagaaaatacccaaggagctaaagagatctgcaaccctataggtggaacaacattatgaactaaccagtaccccggagctcttgactctagctgcatatgcatcaaaagatggcctagtcggccatcactggaaagaggcccactggacttgcaaactttatatgctccagtacaggggaacaccagggccaaaaagtgggaatgggtaggtaggggggtggggggggagggtatgggagacttttgggatagcattggaatgagttggaaatacctaatttaaaaaaaaaaaaagatgattaaaaaaaaaaatctaaagtgaCGAGCAGTAACTGTCGGCTCTGTGCATCCAGATAGACTCTGGCCAGGCCGACGTGAGCCCGTCACTGAACTCGTCACTGAACTCGACGACGGGCTTTCTTACCTCTGTTGGAGGGTGGGGTGTATGTCTCCATGGTAGCTCAGTGTGGGTCCCTGCTCCAGTAAGGACTGTTGAGGGTAGAAATGAGAGCACCAACCTTTAGTCACATAGGATCCCAAGCTGTACTTGAGCCCCTCCCTAGGTGAGAGGCTAATATTATCATCGACACACCTGCATCTTAGCATGCTCATTTAACCATATTCAAAATTGACTCtaagaaaataattctttttccCCCCCTTTTAAACAGGCCAATGGAAAGATTATGCCAGCATCTACATTTGACATGGATAAGTTAAAATCTACACTGAAACAGTTTGTAAGAGACTGGAGTGAGACCGGGAAAGCAGAAAGGGACGCCTGCTATAAGCCAATCATTAAAGAGATTATCAAAAATTTTCCAAAGGAGAGATGGTAAATATTACCACATTTTTACCCACTTTCTGTAAGGTTGAATCATTTAGCTCCAGCATTTCCACCTTATGATTCACGTTCATAGTTGCTCGGTGCCTGTGTGTTCTCACGTATGTGAGTGGTATATTTGTTACTGGATGCTTCAGTTGTGTGCCATTGACGTTTTTATGTTTGGTAACATTTGCCCTAGTAAATACTAGAGATTTGAAACGTTAGAGTAAATATTTATAGTCAACAATACTCACTGCATTATAAGTTGTTTTTAGAACACAATGATAgtgatagattttattttatctcatgATGACATACGCAAAAGAATTGAGGCATCCATCCATACCACAGAGAAGTGACTAACTTTTGAACACAGAACCTTTGGGGATTCTGAAGCTCCACCTCTGCTTTTCAGACTCACGTTTGTAAATGAATAAGTGAAATGCATAGGACTACAAAGAACCATTTGTTTTAAAAGCAAATTTGCGGAGGGCTGGGTGGTGCTTGTTATAATACATGAGGGCCtgtgtttggatccccagcatctgTTTAAAAAGCCAGGCTCTTTGTAGCCCCAGAGCCAGGGGATTCCATTctctctcagaaaataaggtggcAAACCACTGAGTAAGACATTCAACAAAcgcataaacaaaaataataaagtaaaataaaattatattttaattaaagcaaATACATACTTTTTTTACAATGTATTGATTAAATATAGCCTGGTAGTGGGTATAAGTGCTATCTTATATGAAAATGCTGAATACTTTGTACATTATTTTGATAAAAGTGTAATTCCAATTGAGGATAACATCACATAATAAACCTACTAATATTCATTGCCTGCATTTTTGGAATTGAGGACAAGCATAATTAAAGATTATTGCTGCTAGAATCTGTTTGAAAGTAGAAAGAAGGTTCAGTAGTGAGACTATGTTCTTACTGCTCTTGCAAGGACCCAAGTTCCGTTTCTAGCTGAACATTATTAAGCTCACAGTTACTTGTAAGGTTCCAGCTCAAGGGCGCCCA
This genomic stretch from Mus musculus strain C57BL/6J chromosome 19, GRCm38.p6 C57BL/6J harbors:
- the Carnmt1 gene encoding carnosine N-methyltransferase isoform 4 (isoform 4 is encoded by transcript variant 4), with translation MQRRQRAPPASQPAQDGGRSEDVEVQFSAGRLGSAAPAGPPARGTAEDEERLEREHFWKVINAFRYYGTSMHERVNRTERQFRSLPENQQKLLPQFPLHLDKIRKCIDHNQEILLTIVNDCIHMFENKEYGEDANGKIMPASTFDMDKLKSTLKQFVRDWSETGKAERDACYKPIIKEIIKNFPKERWDPSKVNILVPGAGLGRLAWEVAMLGYACQGNEWSFFMLFSSNFVLNRCSEINKYKLYPWIHQFSNNRRSADQIRPILFPDVDPHSLPPGSNFSMTAGDFQEIYSECNAWDCIATCFFIDTAHNVIDYIDTIWRILKPGGIWINLGGERICIVNIYCE